A genomic region of Monomorium pharaonis isolate MP-MQ-018 unplaced genomic scaffold, ASM1337386v2 scaffold_478, whole genome shotgun sequence contains the following coding sequences:
- the LOC105834814 gene encoding uncharacterized protein LOC105834814 has protein sequence MEEIRMPVRNSPSIEHTLRPISYVSWFMGVGIAHPLKCPKFVTIVIRIIHLVMCTVFLTIFIRKSVSALSMDSVIQFALIIDKTIDFVAAYYYIYHGIRQYDTWPELMYKIKELDRKIRKETHMNDRPVKVMEVVAILMTFVCLIPIVLYLYHFFYSNNRVMKSLPTYYMMARSTINSFFFGVVVYVLYYRYKMINKMLGHLDKLSDAPLIALKIRRIRELHNDICDLVIVINNINSFYLLLFSANCFSILTTTLYYGYIRFMNHMPLSVFIYCVTSLYTIQFGVICWVCKLACQEFEKTKTIMCAIALKCQFMKFDEPNDTRNQSSLEVRPPLESADGEQNFNWSNSYDWNYVVVEKLLRKILARDHVNNEINAFLIQLQHRRVSFTACDFFEMNNNLFCGFVGIIVTYLIIFIQFYKSKQKQSATCTGNL, from the exons atggaGGAGATTCGTATGCCAGTACGTAACTCGCCATCGATAGAGCACACCTTGCGTCCAATATCTTATGTGTCTTGGTTCATGGGCGTGGGTATTGCACATCCGCTAAAGTGTCCAAAGTTTGTGACGATAGTCATACGTATCATACACCTGGTTATGTGTACAGTGTTCCTAACAATTTTCATCCGTAAGAGCGTTTCGGCTTTATCTATGGATTCAGTAATACAATTCGCCTTGATTATAGATAAGACGATAGACTTCGTAGCggcatattattacatttatcacGGAATCAGACAGTATGACACGTGGCCAGAGctgatgtacaaaataaagGAGCTCGAtcgaaaaattagaaaagaaacaCACATGAACGATCGACCCGTAAAAGTCATGGAAGTAGTAGCGATTCTTATGACTTTTGTGTGTTTGATCCCGATTGTACTCTACctatatcactttttttattcaaataaccGTGTGATGAAAAGTCTTCCTACTTATTACATGATGGCACGGTCGACGATCAACAGTTTCTTCTTCGGTGTTGTTGTTTACGTGCTTTATTACagatataaaatgataaataagatGCTCGGTCATTTGGATAAGCTATCTGATGCGCCATTGATCGCGCTCAAGATTAGACGCATTAGAGAACTGCATAACG ATATTTGTGACCTAGTAATTgtgataaacaatattaacagTTTTTATCTTCTTCTCTTCTCGGCAAACTGCTTTTCTATTCTAACGACTACACTATACTATGGATATATACGTTTTATGAATCATATGCCTTTGAGTGTATTCATATATTGCGTGACTTCGTTGTACACTATTCAATTTGGTGTGATTTGCTGGGTTTGCAAACTCGCGTGCCAAGAATTCGAGAAAACCAAGACAATTATGTGTGCAATTGCACTGAAATGCCAATTTATGAAGTTTGACGAACCGAACGATACCAGGAATCAATCGAGTTTAGAGGTACGACCGCCATTGGAAAGCGCGGACGGcgagcaaaattttaattggagTAACAGTTACGATTGGAATTACGTTGTCGTGGAAAAACTTTTGCGTAAAATTTTGGCTCGCGACCATGtcaataatgaaattaatgctTTTCTTATTCAACTACAACATCGTCGAGTATCATTTACGGCATGCGATTTCTTTGAAATGAACAATAATCTGTTCTGTGgt TTTGTCGGTATAATCGTcacatatttgataattttcattcaattttataaatctaaacaaaaacaaagtgCAACTTGTACTggtaatttatga